From one Flavobacteriales bacterium genomic stretch:
- the pfkA gene encoding 6-phosphofructokinase produces MGHIGVFTSGGDSPGMNAAVRAVARAAANHSIRCTGILSGYDGLINGRFMELGPRAVSNIIQRGGTMLRSARSEEFRSPEGRAKAAMQLREHGIDALVAIGGDGTFTGARLLFQEHGTRIIGLPGTIDNDLSGTDRTIGFDTAVNTAVEAIDKLRDTAASHDRLFFVEVMGRDAGFIALDCAIAAGAEYVMLPEVRQRIEELVAALAQAKQSKSSSIVVVAEGDEEGGAITIARKVKEQLPHYDMRVTVLGHLQRGGSPTVLDRVLASRLGAAAVERLIQGAHDAMLGEVCGQVVLTPFAEAIGRRKELPADLLALLPVLAS; encoded by the coding sequence ATCGGGCACATCGGCGTCTTCACCTCCGGAGGCGATAGCCCTGGCATGAACGCTGCCGTGCGCGCGGTTGCCCGCGCTGCAGCGAATCATAGCATCCGTTGCACCGGGATCCTGAGCGGCTACGATGGCCTGATCAATGGTCGCTTCATGGAGCTCGGGCCGCGCGCCGTGAGCAACATCATCCAGCGCGGCGGCACCATGCTCCGATCGGCACGGAGCGAGGAATTCCGCTCTCCCGAAGGCCGTGCGAAGGCGGCCATGCAGCTGCGCGAGCACGGGATCGATGCACTGGTGGCCATCGGCGGCGACGGCACCTTCACCGGCGCGCGCCTGCTCTTCCAAGAGCATGGCACGCGCATCATCGGGCTGCCGGGCACCATCGATAACGACCTGTCCGGCACCGACCGCACCATCGGATTCGACACCGCCGTGAACACGGCGGTGGAAGCGATCGACAAGCTGCGCGACACGGCAGCCTCGCACGACAGGCTGTTCTTCGTGGAAGTGATGGGGCGCGATGCGGGTTTCATCGCTCTGGATTGCGCCATTGCGGCCGGAGCCGAGTACGTGATGCTGCCTGAGGTCCGCCAGCGGATTGAAGAACTGGTGGCCGCGTTGGCGCAGGCCAAACAGAGCAAGAGCAGCAGCATCGTTGTGGTGGCGGAGGGCGATGAGGAAGGCGGGGCCATCACCATTGCGCGCAAGGTGAAGGAGCAATTGCCCCACTACGACATGCGCGTGACGGTGCTGGGCCATCTGCAGCGAGGCGGTTCGCCGACCGTTCTCGACCGCGTGCTGGCCAGCCGCTTGGGCGCTGCGGCCGTGGAGCGCTTGATCCAAGGAGCGCACGATGCCATGCTGGGCGAAGTATGCGGGCAAGTGGTGCTCACCCCCTTCGCCGAAGCCATTGGCAGGCGGAAGGAGCTGCCGGCCGATCTGCTGGCCCTGCTGCCCGTGTTGGCGAGCTGA